In Frondihabitans sp. PAMC 28766, a genomic segment contains:
- a CDS encoding aspartate kinase, with translation MSLIVQKFGGSSVADAESIKRVAKRIVETRKAGNEVVVAVSAMGDTTDELLDLAAQVTPIPGGRELDMLLTAGERISMALLAMSIRSLGVEARSYTGSQAGMITDAQHGKARIVDVTPGRIRSALDQGAIAIVAGFQGFNRSTGDITTLGRGGSDTTAVALAAALDADVCEIYTDVDGIFTADPRVVPRAKKLDRVTSEEMLELAAAGSKVLYIRAVEYARRHGVTLHVRSSFNNNEGTLVVNPKEGENVEEPIIAGVAGDLSEGKITVVGVPDKPGKAAQIFRTVAKTGANIDMIVQNVSAAATSLTDISFTLPKSDGATVMQALESERDEIQFSSLLYDDQIGKLALVGAGMRTNPGVSAKFFTALFEAGINIEMISTSEIRISVVTRADTLNDALRVVHTAFGLDADEVAVVHAGTGR, from the coding sequence GTGAGCTTGATCGTGCAGAAATTCGGCGGCTCGTCGGTCGCCGATGCCGAGAGCATCAAGCGTGTCGCGAAGCGCATCGTCGAGACGCGCAAGGCGGGCAACGAGGTGGTCGTCGCGGTGAGCGCCATGGGCGACACCACCGACGAGCTCCTGGACCTCGCGGCCCAGGTCACTCCGATCCCCGGCGGGCGCGAGCTCGACATGCTGCTCACGGCGGGGGAGCGCATCAGCATGGCCCTGCTCGCGATGTCCATCCGGAGCCTCGGCGTCGAGGCCCGCTCGTACACCGGCAGCCAGGCCGGCATGATCACCGATGCGCAGCATGGCAAGGCGCGCATCGTCGACGTCACGCCGGGTCGCATCCGGTCTGCTCTCGACCAGGGCGCGATCGCGATCGTCGCGGGCTTCCAGGGCTTCAATCGGAGCACCGGCGACATCACGACGCTCGGCCGCGGCGGCTCCGACACCACCGCCGTCGCCCTGGCGGCGGCCCTCGACGCCGACGTCTGCGAGATCTACACCGACGTCGACGGAATCTTCACGGCCGACCCGCGCGTTGTCCCCAGGGCGAAGAAGCTCGACCGGGTCACCAGCGAAGAGATGCTCGAGCTGGCCGCGGCCGGGTCGAAGGTGCTCTACATCCGGGCCGTCGAATACGCGAGGCGCCACGGCGTCACGCTGCACGTGCGCTCGTCGTTCAACAATAACGAGGGCACCCTGGTCGTCAACCCGAAAGAGGGAGAGAACGTGGAAGAGCCGATCATCGCCGGCGTCGCCGGAGACCTCAGCGAGGGCAAGATCACCGTCGTCGGCGTGCCCGACAAGCCCGGCAAGGCTGCGCAGATCTTCCGTACGGTCGCCAAGACCGGTGCGAACATCGACATGATCGTGCAGAACGTGTCGGCCGCCGCCACCAGCCTCACCGACATCTCGTTCACCCTGCCCAAGTCCGACGGCGCGACCGTCATGCAGGCCCTCGAGTCCGAGCGCGACGAGATCCAGTTCTCGAGCCTCCTCTACGACGACCAGATCGGCAAGCTCGCCCTGGTCGGCGCCGGCATGCGCACGAACCCCGGCGTCAGCGCCAAGTTCTTCACCGCGCTGTTCGAGGCGGGCATCAACATCGAGATGATCTCGACCAGCGAGATCCGCATCTCCGTCGTCACCCGAGCCGACACCCTGAACGACGCCCTCCGCGTCGTCCACACGGCCTTCGGTCTCGACGCCGACGAGGTCGCAGTCGTCCACGCCGGCACCGGCCGCTAA
- the recR gene encoding recombination mediator RecR — protein sequence MYEGIVQDLIDEFGRLPGIGPKSAQRIAFHILQSENFDTSRLAELLIDVKTKVRFCEICGNVTEEQTCSICRDPRRSPATICVVEEAKDVQAIERTREFRGLYHVLGGAISPIDGIGPDDLRIRQLVQRLADDTVQEVIIATDPNLEGEATATYLSRMLAPFGLRVTRLASGLPVGGDLEYADEVTLGRAFEGRRLVSE from the coding sequence ATGTACGAAGGCATCGTCCAAGACCTGATCGATGAGTTCGGCCGCCTGCCCGGCATCGGCCCGAAGTCGGCGCAGCGCATCGCGTTCCACATCCTCCAGTCGGAGAACTTCGACACCAGCCGTCTCGCCGAGCTGCTGATCGACGTCAAGACGAAGGTGCGCTTCTGCGAGATCTGCGGCAACGTCACCGAAGAGCAGACCTGCTCGATCTGCCGCGACCCGCGCCGCTCGCCGGCCACGATCTGCGTGGTGGAAGAGGCGAAAGACGTCCAGGCGATCGAGCGCACCCGCGAATTCCGCGGGCTTTACCACGTGCTCGGCGGGGCGATCAGCCCGATCGACGGCATCGGGCCCGACGACCTCCGCATTCGGCAGCTCGTTCAGCGCCTCGCAGACGACACCGTGCAGGAGGTGATCATCGCCACCGACCCCAACCTCGAGGGCGAGGCCACCGCCACGTATCTCTCGCGCATGCTCGCGCCGTTCGGGCTGCGAGTCACGCGACTCGCGTCCGGTCTCCCGGTCGGCGGCGACCTCGAGTACGCCGACGAGGTCACCCTCGGCCGCGCCTTCGAGGGCCGCCGGCTCGTCAGCGAGTAG
- a CDS encoding S-layer family protein produces the protein MHHQGTRTRTRTGMFSGRRTILQLAAATVVAAVIAAMTVVPAQAATGDVSEGEGLLLSGSGLVNVDNLAELQSAYSSSTSSSSLGAVSHPLDVSALNAVNVDLGNGIRLLGTNGLLTLGVGDQYASTSTTGSTASSGVLTPDGAIAVGSGHGSTLNLEPLFTQVGANSSLASAAQLNIGALASSIQSTRGATATPPTTNYQIAGANVAVTSPAVAGLNSSLQTTVNTTGSALNNLVSSQGFLDSLTTATTSNLTSAIRTLIPLANLNGTTVTASLNGLNLSAVTAPVLTQNYTSGPVTINPQAGTISIDLATLQALNNQPANTKLLSTQALQDTVTGAIRDILTTQIPAALNTAIVGALGGATLKVSVNASASLVLLGITTNVATVNLTSTVPLSNLVSGGTSVAPTLTANVSAIDNLVNIPVNAVLPALTPVVSSITGSLGTLLSPTLNGLAPALLTVLNAANVVVAPLIGIINQVVSITVNAQDSTSGFRDSRGNDTGARSVHALQLTVLPVLNAATVNLATSTVNVTTIAPVAITSPTANQQLTVATSTATRSIPVSGTGEPGATIAVDLGAGRTGSATVATDGTWSTSIAGVGVGSVTATATQTFGGVAGTPVSQTFSVVAQQPLTITAPTASQQSLVVSPTATRSITVSGTSTPGATIALDLGSGLTASTTADGSGVWSTPVAGVGVGSYTISATQTSGGVTSAAVTSPFTVVSGAGLTVTAPTASTQYVVPGATSTTTVTMTGTAQPGATVTADLGGGITGSAAAAADGSYSIPVAHVGTGSYTVSVTQTVGGVASAAITRPITVVAASPVVIQAPVAGGTFTVAGPLSTTPVTVSGTAQAGATVQVQLASGVSATVTADLTGTWSAPFSNVGVGNYTASVTQTIAGVTSTPVTRSFSVVAGAAVTIASPAQGSVTTVADPTSTIPVTVTGTAQPGASVAVTLGSQGTRTVTATGTGSWSAPFTNVPVGGYTISAAQTIGATTSTPVTSTYSIVAGAPVAVTAPAPGATIPVADGTSTANVAVTGTAQPAATVKVDLGGGITGTTTAAADGSWSVPLAGVPIGAYTVSTSETVGGTTSPAVTQPLTVAAGAPVVIQSPTANGSITVFGGDLATVPVSGTAQPGATVTASLGTGLTATTTAGPTGSWSTTIANVPDGNYTLSASQSINGGTSAPVTQPFSVLSSTGVVIQTPVSGTTSVVADANGTHTTIVTGVGTPLVPVTVDLGGANVQTVPTSPLGTWTATFTALPVANYTVNASQLVGTDTITAAPTTFRIAAGAPVTITAPVAPDNSFTVATAGSTLPVTISGTAQPGASLSVVVTPGGAPIPATADASGAWSVTTPASGVHTGYTATVTQTVNGTTSTGVSTTFSIVQGADFAVATPIDGANLTVADASGTQDVAVSGTGDPGASVAVTTGTGANAVTQTTAVDLTGHWSTTFLGLGVGDHSFGATETLDSGSTAVAPTVTVHILTAAPATITAPTAGQKIPLASSVGGTTVTVTGTAPDATSVTVSLGGTGTQTVPVTGGTWTADFDALPVGSYTAAVSQTVNETTSAPITRSFQVVAGDPVVVTAPVDGSTVTVATADSTTPITVSGTAQAGATVTVKLGTLTGSATVAGDGSFSVPFAAVPVADDPYTVSVSQTINGTTSTPVTSTVSVMAGAPLVIATPTEGQTITLADTSSKTDVIVAGTGQPGATIDLTVNGTPVAPIMVRNSGGWTTTLANTPPGSYMLHATQTVGTTTTPEVDRDFSVVGSPAVTITAPTGGSTVVVPTATSTTPIDVTGVAAPGASVTVTTDGGLAASGTADPTTGAYLVTIPDVPVGPQTVSVTQTINGTVSPLPTTVDFTIAAAADLTITSPADGTAFTVPTAAGTTDVTLSGKAQADAPIAVSLGTGLTATTTATDGGTWATTVRGVPVGSYTASVTQTIAGTVSAPVTERLTVATAAPVVVAAPANDQSFPIATTTDTVTVPVSGTAEPGATVSVSLDGGTAKLVTADPSTGAWNTSFADVARGPHEVSVTEETSAGPTTPALADFTVDVAPAAVITSPVAGQSIQVPTVTSTTDVPVSGTGLAGAAISVTLDGTGTPQTTTVSGTGTWDVTFSAVAVGPHEIAATQTVNGTDQDPVTRDFSVDQTAAPAAPVEITSPDPGAAIPDADGDGFVDVPVSGTGQPGSTVTVTLNDGQTLTTTVGDDGTWSVTFHHVPVGVIRIVVRQTTGGVTTGSDQVGVSAETVAAATITTPVAGAPVIVSNATAAADVPVAGTGQAGAHIAVDIDGLTGTATVGDDGTWSTTVHALPVGDHTISVVESTDDVTLPAVTQDLVVTAGQGVAVTSPADGSSVTVPTAGSTVTLPVTGTADPGAAVSVTLDGGAAKTVDAANDGTWSVDFTGVAVGTHAIAASETLADGPTTPVTSSVTVKVAALAVITTPQSGQQIEVTPGSTTAVVVSGTGEPGASISVSLDGKGTVSVPVSAQGSWTTTFTQVGVGSHTAKAVQTVLGVTQSPVTTGFTVAATTTPVVAPTIQSPSAGQIILDPNGDGFFDVPVSGTGDPGSTITVDLGAGITRTVPVGDDGAWSVTVTGVPDGTRTILVTQTTDGTTTGSASVQVTGAAIDPITVTSPTPGQSVQGSMIGGTVLTVTGTAEPGATVSVSLDGGTAKTTTADGTGAWSVPLTDVSTGSHSIAVSEKLGAATSAPVTVPFAVSAAPSSGGITVLSPAPNALIMDTGVQGSENVTISGTAAPGADVSVSLDSGATTLTTTADGTTGAWSIPFPAVSDGTHSFVATQTVLGTPTNAPSQSFTIAAMAPLTISSPAPGSAFQAGADGTATVPVRGTSEPDATITITFDGGTPITVTAGDDGTWSHTFTGLEPGSHTAVATQSVDGFTSAPEATTFSVLRAISNPGGGTPGGGNPGGGGNPGGGGNPGGGGNPGGGGTGPGTGTGGSVGGSGGSIAPAGHSGNGSGSVSSSATALGEALAYTGSTVFPWAVVGAGLLALGLGMLGASRGLSRIRARKR, from the coding sequence ATGCACCACCAGGGGACTCGTACCCGTACCCGCACCGGCATGTTCTCCGGTCGGAGGACGATTCTGCAGCTCGCCGCGGCCACCGTGGTCGCCGCCGTCATCGCCGCGATGACCGTCGTGCCCGCGCAGGCCGCCACCGGCGACGTCAGCGAGGGCGAGGGGCTCCTGCTCTCCGGCAGCGGTCTGGTCAACGTCGACAACCTCGCCGAGCTGCAGAGCGCGTATTCGTCGAGCACGTCGTCGTCGAGCCTCGGTGCGGTGTCGCACCCGCTCGACGTCTCCGCCCTCAACGCGGTCAACGTGGACCTCGGCAACGGGATCCGTCTGCTCGGCACGAACGGTCTCCTCACCCTGGGCGTCGGCGACCAGTACGCGAGCACCTCGACCACCGGCTCGACGGCGTCGTCGGGGGTCCTCACCCCGGATGGCGCCATCGCCGTCGGCTCGGGGCACGGTTCGACCCTCAACCTCGAGCCCCTCTTCACGCAGGTCGGCGCGAACTCGTCGCTCGCCAGCGCCGCCCAGTTGAACATCGGCGCCCTCGCGTCGAGCATCCAGTCGACACGCGGTGCGACGGCGACCCCTCCGACGACGAACTACCAGATCGCGGGCGCGAACGTCGCCGTGACGAGCCCGGCTGTCGCAGGGCTCAACTCGTCGCTGCAGACGACGGTGAACACGACCGGCTCGGCGCTCAACAACCTCGTGTCGAGCCAGGGCTTCCTCGACTCGCTCACGACGGCGACGACCAGCAACCTGACCTCGGCGATCCGCACGCTGATCCCGCTCGCCAACCTCAACGGCACGACCGTCACGGCCAGCCTCAACGGTCTCAACCTCTCGGCCGTGACCGCCCCGGTGCTCACGCAGAACTACACGTCTGGCCCGGTCACGATCAACCCGCAAGCCGGCACGATCTCGATCGACCTCGCCACCCTCCAGGCCCTCAACAACCAGCCGGCGAACACGAAGCTGCTGTCGACGCAGGCTTTGCAGGACACCGTCACGGGCGCGATCAGAGACATCCTCACCACGCAGATCCCGGCAGCCCTCAACACGGCCATCGTCGGGGCCCTCGGCGGGGCCACTCTCAAGGTGAGCGTCAACGCCAGCGCCAGCCTCGTGCTGCTGGGCATCACCACCAACGTGGCCACGGTGAACCTCACTTCGACGGTGCCGCTCAGCAACCTCGTCTCGGGCGGCACCTCGGTCGCCCCGACGCTCACGGCGAACGTCTCGGCCATCGACAACCTCGTCAACATCCCCGTCAACGCCGTCCTGCCGGCGCTCACGCCCGTGGTCTCGTCGATCACCGGGTCGCTGGGGACCCTGCTCTCGCCGACCCTCAACGGCCTGGCGCCGGCCCTCCTGACGGTGCTCAACGCGGCGAACGTCGTCGTGGCGCCGCTGATCGGCATCATCAACCAGGTCGTCTCGATCACCGTCAACGCGCAGGATTCGACGTCCGGCTTCCGAGACAGCCGCGGCAACGACACCGGGGCGAGGTCCGTCCACGCGCTCCAGCTCACCGTCCTGCCCGTGCTCAACGCGGCCACGGTGAACCTCGCGACGTCGACCGTCAACGTGACGACCATCGCGCCGGTGGCGATCACCTCGCCGACGGCGAACCAGCAGCTCACGGTCGCGACCAGCACGGCCACCCGTTCGATCCCCGTCTCGGGCACCGGCGAGCCGGGCGCGACGATCGCGGTCGACCTCGGCGCCGGCCGCACCGGTTCGGCCACCGTCGCCACCGACGGCACCTGGAGCACGTCGATCGCCGGAGTGGGGGTGGGCTCCGTCACCGCGACGGCGACCCAGACGTTCGGCGGAGTCGCCGGCACGCCCGTCTCGCAGACGTTCAGCGTCGTCGCCCAGCAGCCCCTGACCATCACCGCCCCGACCGCGTCGCAGCAGTCCCTGGTCGTCTCGCCGACGGCCACCCGCTCGATCACCGTGTCGGGCACCTCGACGCCGGGCGCGACCATCGCTCTCGACCTCGGCTCGGGTCTCACCGCGAGCACGACGGCGGACGGCTCAGGGGTCTGGAGCACCCCGGTCGCAGGCGTCGGCGTCGGCAGCTACACGATCTCGGCCACGCAGACCTCCGGCGGCGTCACGAGCGCCGCGGTCACCAGCCCCTTCACCGTCGTCTCCGGCGCCGGCCTCACGGTCACGGCCCCGACGGCGAGCACGCAGTACGTCGTCCCGGGGGCCACGTCGACCACCACGGTCACGATGACCGGCACGGCGCAGCCCGGCGCCACCGTCACCGCCGACCTCGGTGGCGGCATCACCGGCTCGGCCGCCGCCGCCGCTGACGGCAGCTACAGCATCCCGGTCGCGCACGTCGGCACCGGCTCGTACACGGTCAGCGTGACGCAGACCGTCGGCGGAGTCGCATCCGCCGCCATCACGCGCCCGATCACCGTCGTCGCAGCATCGCCCGTCGTCATCCAGGCCCCGGTCGCCGGTGGCACGTTCACCGTGGCCGGCCCGCTCTCGACCACTCCGGTGACCGTCTCGGGCACCGCGCAGGCCGGGGCGACCGTGCAGGTGCAGCTCGCCAGCGGCGTCTCGGCGACCGTCACGGCCGACCTCACCGGCACCTGGAGCGCCCCCTTCAGCAACGTGGGGGTGGGCAACTACACCGCGAGCGTCACGCAGACCATCGCCGGGGTCACCTCGACCCCGGTCACCCGCTCGTTCTCGGTCGTCGCCGGCGCAGCGGTCACGATCGCCAGCCCTGCACAGGGCTCGGTCACGACCGTCGCCGACCCGACCTCGACGATCCCGGTGACCGTCACCGGCACGGCACAGCCGGGCGCCTCCGTGGCAGTGACGCTGGGATCGCAGGGCACCCGGACCGTGACGGCGACCGGCACGGGATCCTGGTCCGCGCCCTTCACGAACGTGCCGGTCGGCGGCTACACGATCAGCGCGGCGCAGACCATCGGCGCGACCACGTCGACGCCCGTGACCAGCACCTATTCGATCGTGGCCGGCGCCCCGGTGGCCGTCACGGCGCCGGCCCCGGGCGCCACGATCCCCGTGGCCGACGGCACCTCGACCGCGAACGTCGCCGTGACGGGCACGGCTCAGCCGGCCGCCACCGTGAAGGTGGATCTCGGGGGCGGCATCACCGGCACGACGACCGCGGCCGCTGACGGCTCCTGGTCGGTGCCGCTCGCGGGCGTGCCCATCGGCGCCTACACCGTGAGCACCAGCGAGACCGTCGGCGGCACCACGTCGCCCGCCGTCACACAGCCCCTCACCGTCGCCGCCGGTGCTCCCGTCGTGATCCAGAGCCCGACTGCGAACGGCTCGATCACCGTCTTCGGCGGGGACCTCGCCACTGTGCCGGTCTCGGGCACCGCGCAGCCCGGCGCGACCGTGACGGCCAGCCTCGGCACCGGTCTGACGGCGACCACCACCGCAGGTCCCACCGGATCCTGGTCGACCACCATCGCGAACGTCCCCGACGGCAACTACACGCTGAGCGCGTCGCAGAGCATCAACGGCGGCACCTCGGCCCCGGTGACGCAGCCGTTCTCGGTGCTCTCGAGCACCGGAGTCGTCATCCAGACCCCCGTGTCGGGCACCACATCCGTGGTCGCCGACGCGAACGGCACGCACACGACGATCGTCACCGGCGTCGGCACCCCGCTCGTGCCCGTGACGGTCGACCTCGGTGGGGCGAACGTGCAGACCGTCCCCACGAGCCCGCTCGGAACCTGGACGGCGACCTTCACCGCCCTGCCGGTCGCGAACTACACGGTCAACGCGTCGCAGCTCGTCGGCACCGACACGATCACGGCCGCGCCGACCACCTTCAGGATCGCCGCGGGCGCTCCGGTCACGATCACGGCCCCGGTCGCCCCCGACAACTCGTTCACCGTGGCCACCGCCGGCTCGACTCTGCCGGTTACCATCAGCGGCACCGCTCAGCCGGGTGCATCGCTCTCGGTCGTCGTCACTCCCGGCGGCGCGCCGATCCCGGCCACCGCCGACGCCTCCGGCGCCTGGAGCGTCACGACCCCCGCGTCCGGCGTGCACACCGGCTATACAGCCACCGTCACGCAGACGGTGAACGGCACGACCTCGACCGGCGTCTCCACGACGTTCTCGATCGTCCAGGGCGCGGACTTCGCCGTCGCGACGCCGATCGACGGCGCGAACCTGACCGTCGCCGACGCCTCCGGCACGCAGGACGTGGCCGTGTCGGGCACCGGTGACCCCGGGGCCTCGGTCGCCGTCACGACGGGCACCGGCGCGAACGCCGTCACGCAGACCACCGCCGTCGACCTGACGGGCCACTGGTCGACCACCTTCCTCGGCCTCGGCGTGGGGGACCACTCGTTCGGCGCCACCGAGACCCTCGACAGCGGGTCGACGGCTGTCGCGCCGACCGTCACCGTGCACATCCTGACCGCGGCCCCGGCGACAATCACGGCGCCGACCGCGGGCCAGAAGATCCCGCTGGCCTCGTCGGTCGGCGGTACCACGGTCACGGTGACCGGCACGGCCCCGGATGCCACGAGCGTCACGGTCAGCCTCGGCGGAACCGGCACGCAGACCGTTCCCGTCACGGGCGGCACCTGGACGGCCGACTTCGACGCCCTGCCCGTCGGCTCGTACACCGCAGCCGTCTCGCAGACCGTGAACGAAACCACCTCGGCACCGATCACGCGCTCGTTCCAGGTGGTCGCCGGTGATCCTGTGGTCGTCACGGCCCCGGTCGACGGCAGCACAGTCACCGTCGCAACGGCCGACTCGACCACCCCGATCACCGTGTCGGGCACCGCGCAGGCGGGCGCCACCGTCACCGTGAAGCTCGGCACTCTCACCGGTTCGGCGACGGTCGCCGGCGACGGCTCCTTCTCGGTGCCCTTCGCCGCCGTGCCGGTCGCGGACGACCCCTACACCGTGAGCGTCTCGCAGACGATCAACGGCACGACCTCGACGCCCGTCACCTCGACGGTGTCGGTCATGGCCGGCGCACCGCTCGTCATCGCGACGCCCACCGAGGGCCAGACGATCACCCTCGCCGACACCTCGTCGAAGACCGACGTGATCGTGGCCGGCACCGGCCAGCCCGGCGCGACGATCGACCTCACGGTCAACGGCACACCCGTCGCTCCGATCATGGTGCGCAACAGCGGCGGCTGGACGACGACCCTGGCGAACACGCCGCCCGGCTCGTACATGCTGCACGCCACCCAGACCGTCGGCACCACCACGACTCCCGAGGTCGACCGCGACTTCTCGGTCGTCGGCAGCCCGGCCGTGACCATCACGGCGCCGACGGGCGGCAGCACGGTCGTTGTGCCGACGGCGACCTCGACGACGCCGATCGACGTCACGGGCGTCGCGGCCCCCGGCGCCTCCGTCACCGTCACCACCGACGGCGGCCTCGCAGCGTCCGGCACGGCCGACCCGACGACCGGCGCCTACCTGGTGACGATCCCCGACGTGCCCGTCGGCCCGCAGACCGTCTCGGTCACGCAGACCATCAACGGCACGGTGTCGCCTCTGCCGACCACGGTCGACTTCACGATCGCGGCGGCAGCGGACCTCACCATCACGAGCCCCGCCGACGGCACCGCCTTCACGGTCCCGACCGCGGCCGGCACCACCGACGTCACGCTCAGCGGCAAGGCGCAGGCGGACGCGCCGATCGCCGTCTCGCTCGGCACCGGCCTCACCGCGACGACGACGGCCACCGACGGCGGCACCTGGGCCACCACGGTCCGCGGCGTCCCGGTCGGCAGCTACACGGCCTCGGTCACGCAGACGATCGCAGGCACCGTGTCGGCGCCCGTGACCGAGAGGCTCACGGTCGCCACGGCCGCTCCCGTCGTCGTCGCGGCCCCGGCCAACGACCAGTCCTTCCCGATCGCCACCACGACCGACACCGTCACGGTGCCCGTCTCGGGCACCGCCGAACCGGGCGCCACGGTCTCGGTGAGCCTCGACGGCGGCACCGCGAAGCTCGTCACGGCCGACCCGTCCACCGGCGCGTGGAACACCAGCTTCGCCGACGTCGCCCGTGGCCCCCACGAGGTGTCGGTCACCGAAGAGACCTCGGCCGGCCCCACGACCCCGGCGCTCGCCGACTTCACGGTCGACGTCGCCCCGGCCGCCGTCATCACGTCGCCCGTCGCCGGGCAGTCCATCCAGGTGCCCACCGTCACATCGACGACCGACGTGCCCGTCTCGGGCACCGGTCTCGCCGGCGCCGCCATCTCGGTCACCCTCGACGGCACCGGCACGCCTCAGACCACCACGGTCTCGGGCACTGGCACCTGGGACGTCACGTTCAGCGCCGTCGCAGTGGGCCCGCACGAGATCGCGGCGACCCAGACCGTCAACGGAACCGATCAGGATCCGGTGACCCGCGACTTCTCGGTCGACCAGACTGCGGCCCCCGCAGCGCCGGTCGAGATCACGAGCCCCGACCCCGGCGCGGCGATCCCCGACGCCGACGGCGACGGCTTCGTCGACGTGCCGGTCTCGGGAACCGGCCAGCCCGGCTCGACCGTCACGGTCACGTTGAACGACGGCCAGACGCTCACCACGACGGTCGGTGACGACGGCACCTGGAGCGTCACCTTCCACCACGTGCCGGTCGGCGTGATCCGGATCGTGGTGCGCCAGACCACCGGCGGTGTCACGACCGGCTCCGACCAGGTCGGCGTCTCGGCCGAGACGGTCGCAGCGGCGACCATCACGACTCCTGTCGCAGGTGCCCCCGTGATCGTCTCGAACGCCACCGCCGCAGCGGACGTGCCCGTCGCGGGCACCGGCCAGGCCGGCGCCCACATCGCGGTCGACATCGACGGCCTCACCGGCACGGCGACCGTCGGCGACGACGGCACCTGGTCGACGACCGTCCACGCCCTCCCGGTGGGCGACCACACGATCAGCGTCGTCGAAAGCACCGACGACGTGACGCTTCCCGCGGTGACGCAGGATCTCGTCGTCACAGCCGGCCAGGGCGTGGCAGTCACCTCGCCCGCCGACGGCTCGAGCGTGACAGTGCCCACCGCGGGCTCGACGGTCACCCTGCCGGTCACCGGCACCGCCGACCCGGGCGCCGCCGTCTCGGTGACGCTCGACGGCGGAGCGGCGAAGACGGTCGACGCGGCGAACGACGGCACCTGGTCGGTGGACTTCACCGGCGTCGCGGTCGGCACGCACGCCATCGCGGCCAGTGAGACCCTCGCCGACGGACCGACGACGCCCGTCACCAGCTCCGTCACCGTCAAGGTCGCGGCCCTCGCCGTGATCACGACACCGCAGAGCGGCCAGCAGATCGAGGTCACCCCGGGCTCGACCACCGCGGTGGTCGTGTCGGGCACCGGCGAACCCGGAGCCTCGATCAGCGTCTCGCTCGACGGGAAGGGCACCGTGTCCGTGCCGGTGAGCGCCCAGGGGTCCTGGACCACGACGTTCACCCAGGTCGGAGTCGGGTCGCACACGGCGAAGGCCGTGCAGACCGTGCTCGGGGTCACGCAGAGCCCGGTCACCACCGGCTTCACGGTGGCCGCCACCACGACTCCGGTCGTCGCCCCGACGATTCAGAGCCCCTCGGCCGGCCAGATCATCCTCGACCCGAACGGTGACGGCTTCTTCGACGTGCCGGTCTCGGGCACGGGCGACCCCGGCTCGACCATCACGGTCGACCTCGGCGCCGGCATCACGCGCACCGTTCCGGTCGGCGACGACGGTGCCTGGAGCGTGACCGTGACCGGCGTGCCCGACGGCACCCGCACCATCCTGGTGACCCAGACGACCGACGGGACGACCACAGGATCCGCCTCGGTGCAGGTCACCGGTGCCGCCATCGATCCGATCACAGTCACCTCGCCCACCCCGGGCCAGAGCGTGCAGGGCTCGATGATCGGCGGCACGGTCCTCACGGTCACCGGTACCGCCGAGCCGGGCGCGACCGTCTCGGTCTCGCTCGACGGCGGTACGGCGAAGACCACGACGGCCGACGGAACGGGCGCGTGGAGCGTCCCCCTGACCGACGTCTCGACGGGCAGCCACTCGATCGCGGTCTCGGAGAAGCTCGGAGCCGCCACGTCGGCGCCGGTGACCGTGCCCTTCGCAGTCTCCGCGGCTCCGTCCTCGGGCGGCATCACGGTGCTCTCCCCGGCGCCGAACGCCCTGATCATGGACACCGGCGTGCAGGGGTCCGAGAACGTCACGATCTCGGGCACGGCCGCACCGGGCGCCGACGTCTCGGTCTCGCTCGACTCCGGCGCGACGACGCTCACGACGACTGCCGACGGCACGACCGGGGCGTGGAGCATCCCCTTCCCCGCCGTGTCCGACGGAACCCACTCCTTCGTGGCCACGCAGACCGTGCTCGGCACGCCCACCAACGCTCCGTCGCAGTCGTTCACGATCGCAGCCATGGCACCGCTCACCATCTCGAGCCCGGCCCCCGGGTCGGCCTTCCAGGCCGGTGCCGACGGGACGGCCACGGTGCCCGTCCGAGGCACGTCGGAGCCCGACGCCACGATCACCATCACGTTCGACGGCGGCACGCCGATCACTGTGACGGCGGGTGACGACGGCACCTGGTCGCACACGTTCACCGGTCTCGAGCCCGGCAGCCACACGGCCGTGGCGACGCAGAGCGTGGACGGCTTCACCAGCGCCCCCGAAGCGACCACGTTCAGTGTGCTGCGCGCCATCAGCAACCCGGGTGGCGGGACGCCGGGTGGCGGCAACCCCGGCGGTGGCGGCAACCCCGGCGGCGGCGGCAACCCTGGCGGTGGCGGCAACCCTGGCGGTGGCGGCACAGGCCCGGGCACCGGCACGGGCGGCTCAGTCGGCGGCTCGGGTGGTTCGATCGCACCGGCCGGCCACTCCGGCAACGGCTCAGGCAGCGTCTCCTCCTCGGCCACGGCCCTGGGTGAAGCGCTGGCCTACACAGGCTCGACCGTCTTCCCATGGGCGGTCGTGGGCGCAGGCCTCCTCGCGCTGGGTCTCGGGATGTTGGGTGCATCCCGCGGGCTGAGCAGGATCAGGGCGAGGAAACGCTAG